AGAAATCAGAACTCTTAAAAAGGTGGGTTGTACGTTCCAGGTCCTCGCAACTCAGTGCCATATTGGCTCCAGGAGCAACCAGTATGCGATTTTCCCCATTTTCCTCCACAAAAATGAAAGCCAAACCGGTATGCACCAACTCTTCTCTGAAAACAAAGCAGTAATCCACATTTTCCTGTTCCAGGTTAAGCAATAACCGCTCCCCAAAGTCATCGTTGCCTACCTTCCCCACCATGCGCACTATGCCACCCAATCTCGAACAAGCAATGGCCTGGTTATTGCCCTTTCCCCCTGGATGCATGGAAAACTTTCTTACGAAAAGATTTTCTCCAGCAGCAGGCATCCTCTCAATTTCAAGGACCATATCCATGTTCATACTGCCTACCACCAGGATTCTCGGTTTTACCATTTTGGTTTATCTCCTTTCCTGCCCTGTTTCACTCCACTAACCTTTTCAAGAAAGCTTCTTTATTTTACAATTTCAATGTTGCAAAAACCATCCCTCAAAGGAGGTAAAACGGTGATCCGCATAAAAACAGCCCTGTTGAGCGTCTCTGACAAGAGTGGTCTTCAAGAATTGGTTGCCTTTTTGTACAACCAGGGGGTAACGCTTATAGCTACTGGTGGTACGGCAAGGTTTATCAGTGAGATGGGAATTCCAGTAAAAGAGGTTTCCGAAATAACTGGCTTTCCGGAAATCCTGGGAGGAAGGGTAAAAACGCTGCATCCAGCGGTTGAAGGCGGTATTCTGGCTCGGAGAGAGCTTCCTCAGGATGTAGAAGACCTTCAAAAGCATAACATTCAGCCCATAGATCTGGTGGTTTGTAATCTGTATCCTTTCGAAAAAATGATTGCCTCTCAGGAAAAAGATCTGGAAAAGGTGGTTGAAGAAATCGATATTGGGGGAGTTACCCTACTGCGGGCAGCAGCCAAAAATCATCGCTATGTGGTCACTGTTTCTTCACCAAACCAGTATCCGGAACTGATAGAGGAAATGAAGAAAAACGGCGGGGCGGTCAGTGAAGATAAGGCCCTCGAGTGGGCTATAAAAGCCTTTTCCAGAACTGCTCTTTACGACAGCCAGATTGCAAATTACCTCAGCAAATTATCCCAGAAAGAAGAGGCCGAATTTCCCGAGTATGTGAATATCTTTTTGACCAAGAAAGCAGACCTTCGGTACGGTGAAAATCCCCACCAGAAGGCAGCTTTTTATCAGGATCTCTCTTTTGACACTTCTGGTTTTATGAACCATTTGGAACAACTGGGCGGGAAAGAACTTTCCTTTAACAACCTCTACGATACTCAGGCTGCCTTCGCTCTGGTGCGGGAGTTTCAGGACCCTGCGGTAGTGATTGTGAAGCACAACAATCCCTGCGGGGTGGCTTCCGACCCAGACCTTGCTGCGGCAGCCAGAAAGGCCCTGGCAGGAGACCCAGTTTCGGCTTTCGGTGGTATAGTGGCCTTCAACAGAAAGGTAACTCCAGAAAGCGTCCAGGTTTTTGAAAAACTGTTCCTGGAAGTGGTTATTGCACCGGATTTCGAACCAGAAGCGCTCGAGATTTTGACCAGCAGGAAAAACCTCCGTATCCTTAGAGCACCTCTGGCCGAGAGCGCCTCTTTTGACATAAAGAAGGTCGATGGTGGATTGCTGATTCAGGACGTTGATGCTATAGATCTTGAAAAAGAAAAAATTCAGATAGTCACTCAGAAACAGCCCACCGAAAAGGAGTGGGAAGACCTCTATTTTGCCTGGAAAGTGGCCAAGTTTGTGAAGTCCAACGCTATCGTCCTGGCTAAAAACAAGCAGACGGTAGGCATCGGAGCAGGACAAATGAGCCGTATTGATGCTTTAAAAATAGCCGTGATTAAAGCCCAGAATCAGACTCAAGGTTCGGTTCTTGCTTCCGACGCTTTCTTTCCTTTCAAAGACGTGGTGGAGGAAGCAGCAAAATACGGTGTAACGGCTATCATTCAGCCCGGCGGTTCTATACGAGATCAGGAGTCAATCGAGGCTTGCAATCGGCTGGGAATATCCATGGTGTTTACTGGGATACGGCACTTTAAGCACTGAACCAGGAGGGGGGTATCCCCCGGATACCCCCCTCAGGTAGAAAACCGTTTCCCTCCTTCTTTGCTTGAAACCTCGTGCATCAAATCCCGCAAAGCAAAATAGCTACGGACATATTTATCATAGTAAAAACGGTAAATCTCATGGTGATTCTGGTTGGGATAAATCTGCCCAGAGACTTTGACCATCCTTAAGGTGGCATCGGCAATGCTTTCAAAAAAGCCACTCCCATAAGCGGCAAAAATCGCGGTGCCCAGAACGCTGGTTTCCTCAACAGTGGTCAGATAAATGGGTATGTTGGTTACGTCAGCGTGAATTTGGAGCCAGAGCTTGCTTTTTGCTCCGCTTCCACTGGCATAGACCTCTTGAACTTCAAAGCCGTCTCTGGCCAGAGTTTCCAGGATGTGATAGGTACCAAAAGCCGTACCTTCGTAAACCGCCCTCAGGATGTGGGCTTTAGTGTGGCTCAAAGACAACCCCCATATGGCTCCCCTGGCCAGCGGGTCCTGGTAGGGGCTTCGGTTGCCCTGAAAGTAATCAATCACGATTAAACCATCAGCGCCGGGGTTTACTTGGGCGGCAATTCTGTCCAGTGCTACAAAGAGGTCTTCTCCAACTTCACAGGCTTCACGGCACTCTTCAGGCGCAAAGTTTTCTCCAAACCATTTGATGATCGAACCGGTGGAGCTTTGACCACCTTCAAGAATCCACAGACCGGGGACTACTGCTTCGTAATACGGTCCCCAGATACCAGAGCTGAAAATCGGGTGTTCGGAAACAGCCATGTGGCAGGTAGAAGGCCCGATAACCAGAGCCAGCCGCTGGGGATGCACTACGTCAAGGCCTACCATTGCGGCGTAAGCATCGATACCGCCTTGGATAACTGGAATGCCGGGTGTAAGACCCAGTTCGTACGCGGCGTGCTTAGTAAGCTCTCCGACTGGCTGCCCAACTGCAAGGAGTTCGCGGGGCCACTTATCCAGAATTTCTTCAAATCGTAGTTCTCTTAAAAGGGAAACTGGCCAACCACCCTCAGTAGGGCAGTAGTTCCACTTGCAAATTGCGTTGTTGAGTGAAGTAACCCAGCGATTGGTTAATTTGAAAACCATCCAGTTCTGGCACTCTACAATCAGGTCTGCGTTGGCGAAAACTTCAGGCAGGTTCTCCTTAATCCACAGTGCTTTGGGAATCATCCATTCTGGGGATTCATGACCCCCAGCATAACGTAAGATGGGGTTTTGGGTAGCGTTAATCCTTTCTGCCTGCTCAAAAGCTCTGACATCCATCCACATGATAGCCCGATACTTGGGGTTACCGAAGCGGTCCACTGGCAGGACGGTGCAGGAAACGGCACTAACCGAGATGGCTGCAATATCCTCAGGGCGCACTTCCCCCTCAAAAATGCAACGCCTTACTGTGTCTTGAGCTGCCTTCCACCAGTCGAGAGGGTCCTGTTCAGCCCAGCCAGGTCGAGGGTGATACTCTGGATAGGAATAAAAGGACATAGCCACCACGTTGCCACGCAGGTCAAAAATTCCACTCTGTAGCCCCTGGGTACCAACCACAATTCCCAAAAAGTACGGAGGCCCAACTTCCGGCATTCTAAAACCTCCCATCCCTCCAAAAGGGGTATAATAATTCTGCCATGGTTAAATTTATCGTTGACTGCATGCTGGGTAAGCTGGCGCGATGGCTAAGGATTAGCGGTTACGATACTCTTTATGTACGCTATCTTTCTGATCAGAAAATAATAGCTCTTGCCCGCTTTGAGAAAAGATTCATTCTTACTCGGGACCGCGAGATGCAGCGTCTGGAACCAAACCTGGTGTGTCTTATTGAATCTCTTTCTCTTCAGGAACAACTTCAAGAGGTTTTTGAACGTTTTAGATTGTCTCCCAGGCTCGACGAATCACGCTGTCCCCACTGCAACGAAGTGCTGGTGCCAATCAGCCGTGACCAGGCTAAAAAGCACATTCCTCTTTTTGTATATCA
This portion of the Thermatribacter velox genome encodes:
- the purH gene encoding bifunctional phosphoribosylaminoimidazolecarboxamide formyltransferase/IMP cyclohydrolase, giving the protein MLQKPSLKGGKTVIRIKTALLSVSDKSGLQELVAFLYNQGVTLIATGGTARFISEMGIPVKEVSEITGFPEILGGRVKTLHPAVEGGILARRELPQDVEDLQKHNIQPIDLVVCNLYPFEKMIASQEKDLEKVVEEIDIGGVTLLRAAAKNHRYVVTVSSPNQYPELIEEMKKNGGAVSEDKALEWAIKAFSRTALYDSQIANYLSKLSQKEEAEFPEYVNIFLTKKADLRYGENPHQKAAFYQDLSFDTSGFMNHLEQLGGKELSFNNLYDTQAAFALVREFQDPAVVIVKHNNPCGVASDPDLAAAARKALAGDPVSAFGGIVAFNRKVTPESVQVFEKLFLEVVIAPDFEPEALEILTSRKNLRILRAPLAESASFDIKKVDGGLLIQDVDAIDLEKEKIQIVTQKQPTEKEWEDLYFAWKVAKFVKSNAIVLAKNKQTVGIGAGQMSRIDALKIAVIKAQNQTQGSVLASDAFFPFKDVVEEAAKYGVTAIIQPGGSIRDQESIEACNRLGISMVFTGIRHFKH
- a CDS encoding ribulokinase translates to MPEVGPPYFLGIVVGTQGLQSGIFDLRGNVVAMSFYSYPEYHPRPGWAEQDPLDWWKAAQDTVRRCIFEGEVRPEDIAAISVSAVSCTVLPVDRFGNPKYRAIMWMDVRAFEQAERINATQNPILRYAGGHESPEWMIPKALWIKENLPEVFANADLIVECQNWMVFKLTNRWVTSLNNAICKWNYCPTEGGWPVSLLRELRFEEILDKWPRELLAVGQPVGELTKHAAYELGLTPGIPVIQGGIDAYAAMVGLDVVHPQRLALVIGPSTCHMAVSEHPIFSSGIWGPYYEAVVPGLWILEGGQSSTGSIIKWFGENFAPEECREACEVGEDLFVALDRIAAQVNPGADGLIVIDYFQGNRSPYQDPLARGAIWGLSLSHTKAHILRAVYEGTAFGTYHILETLARDGFEVQEVYASGSGAKSKLWLQIHADVTNIPIYLTTVEETSVLGTAIFAAYGSGFFESIADATLRMVKVSGQIYPNQNHHEIYRFYYDKYVRSYFALRDLMHEVSSKEGGKRFST
- a CDS encoding Mut7-C RNAse domain-containing protein encodes the protein MVKFIVDCMLGKLARWLRISGYDTLYVRYLSDQKIIALARFEKRFILTRDREMQRLEPNLVCLIESLSLQEQLQEVFERFRLSPRLDESRCPHCNEVLVPISRDQAKKHIPLFVYQSFDKFTQCPSCQRVYWPGTHWQKITHLCQCVANKSE